In Bacillota bacterium, the genomic window AGAACGAGGAAACCCATAGGTTAAGGGGGATGGATCTATGGCTGACAAGGTGAGAATTGGGATCATCGGCACGGGGTCCATTAGTCAGGTGCACATCGATGCCTACCTAAAGAATCCCGCGGTGGAGATTGTGGGGTTGTGTGATATCAACGAAGAGCGGGTTAAGTCCGTTGGTGCCCGGATCGGTGTGGATAATTGCTTTACCAATGCCGATGATCTGCTCAAACTGGAGTTGGACGGGGTAAGCATTTGCACTTGGAACAACTCCCACGCGGAGTTGTCCATTAAGGCCTTGGAGGCCGGTTGTCATGTGCTTTGTGAGAAACCGGCGGCCATGAATGCCGCCCAGGCGACCCAGATGCAGGAAGCGGCCCGCCGGACCGGTAAACTTCTGCAGATTGGGTTTGTCCGTCGTTTCAGCAGCCATGTGGAGATGTTTAAGTATTTCCAGGAGCAAGGCCTCATGGGCGAGATCTACTATGCCAATGCCAAGTGCGTTCGCCGTTGCGGCAACCCGGGGGGATGGTTCGCGGACAAATCCCGTTCCGGCGGTGGTCCCCTGATTGATCTGGGAGTGCACATGGTAGACCTGGCTTGGTATCTGGCAGGGAAACCG contains:
- a CDS encoding Gfo/Idh/MocA family oxidoreductase, with amino-acid sequence MADKVRIGIIGTGSISQVHIDAYLKNPAVEIVGLCDINEERVKSVGARIGVDNCFTNADDLLKLELDGVSICTWNNSHAELSIKALEAGCHVLCEKPAAMNAAQATQMQEAARRTGKLLQIGFVRRFSSHVEMFKYFQEQGLMGEIYYANAKCVRRCGNPGGWFADKSRSGGGPLIDLGVHMVDLAWYLAGKPEPLAVSAVTFDRIGMRKNIKGYDWYRSADQDMDISTVEDQAVALIRFAGGFTLNLDVSFDLHIKHDVLEANFYGNRGGFALFPKAEFFTGFGPYLMDLEPKVKGEDFGGMFQREINHFVNCIQGKEECISTIDDGLVVMRILDAVYASAEKGKEVPV